Below is a window of Culturomica massiliensis DNA.
CTGTCATCAACCACGATTGTACGTTATCATCCAAAAAACGGACAACCGGCTCTTCTCCGAATACTTTTGCTGCTTGTTGCCGCACGGTTTCATATAAAGCAGCCAAATCAGTCCCGGAAATCCGGACACTCAATTGCTTCGTATAATTGTCCCGATTCTCCGGTTTCATCGGAAAAATAACAAAGGGTTGGGCTACAGCTTTGAAATCATTGAATTTAAAATTATCCAGTACCCCTACAATTTTCATATTCTGACTGTTCCGGCTAAGGTATTTGCCTATCGGTTTTTCTCCACCCATTAGATCCGCCATTTTCCGGTTAATGACAATTCCTTCGTAATTATCCGTAAAAAATTCACCTTCTTCCGGCCGGACATCGTATACATTCGCCCAATCGGCATCTGCCCAGGTAAAATATACCAAAGGATTAAAAGCAGGATCTTTTCCTTCCCATTCAAAACCCAATCCGTTCCAGAAAATCCGGGCCGGGATAGAGGTCGAAGCACTTACCGCTTTAATTCCCGACAGATGTTGTAATTCTTCCTTCAATACATAAGCTTTTTGTTGCTGGGATTCATTGCGCAGAGAAACCTGCAACACCTCGTCCCAGGTATATCCCAAGTCCATTTTCTGATACATCCGAATCTGACGCCCGATCACCAAGGTACATATAATAAGGGTTATTGATACGACAAACTGAACCACCACCAGCGTTTTACGCAAGCGGCCACTCCATGTACCTCCCGACCTTCCGCCTTTTAACACTTTCACCGGCGAGAATGAAGCCAAATAAAAAGAAGGATATAATCCTGCCAATAAAGTCGTCAGAAAAACCAATCCGCTACTTACCCACAATACCGAAGGATTCAGCAAATCAGCCATTTGAAATGAACTTCCAATAATCCTTCCGAACACAGGGACAATGGCATAAGCCAACAGAAAGGCCAATACAAAAGAACAGGCCACCAACAAAAACGTATTCGATAAATGGATAACAACCAAATGCCAGCGGGTTGCTCCGACGAGCTTCCGGACGCTTGTCTGAACTGCGGAACGGGCAAAAGCCGCAGTCGAAAGATTGATAAAATTAATACATGCTATCAGCAATATTACCAGTGCAATAACCCCCATCAGCCGCACCTCCTTCATCTGTCCCCAATCGTACAGATAACGGTCTTTCAATGGAGCTGCTTTCACATACAACTGATATTCCGGCACTGCTTTTATCGCCCGGTCTTTAGCCACCCGGGCAAATTCGTCAAAAGCCGACATATCCCGCAGCAGCACATAAGTTTCATAACTGTTATTGTACCAGGCTGTCAAACCCTCCCCTTCCCGTTCTATCGGCAGAAAAACGATGCTTTCAGAACCGGCAGTAGCTACCGTCCGACGACGCGGCATGTCTTCCACTACCCCACAAACGATAAATGTGCCGAATTCAAATTGCAAAGACTGACCAAGCGAAGAATGATCTCCGAAAATCATCAACGCGGCAGAACGGGTCAACACACAACGTTCTTTTTCTCCGGACTCATAAGGAACACCTTCGATAAAATCCAAAGAAAATATTTTAAAAAGGTCATTATCTGCATCATAAGCCGTTACTCCGAAGTTTTCCGCTCCACACTTTACAGTACGGGCTGCGAAATTTAAGCGAACACCGGCTTCTACTTCAGGACGTTCCATTTTTAAAGCCGGCATCACGGCAGGAGCCATCCCTCCGAATGGCTGACTTCCCTCATGATATCCCTGTAAAGACACGATCCGGTCTATATTCTTAAAACCGCGATCGGTTTGCAATTGACCGACTACCCACATCATAATCAATAAACAACAAGCCAACCCCGTCACTAAGCCCAACATATTGATCAGATAAGACTGTCGATTCCCCTTAAAAGTCCGGAAAAAATTCCTAAACATATTCATATTCAAGACCCAATAAAATTCTACCTAATCTTACCCTCTATATTTTGTAAGATCAAAACGATACGTCCCAATTGATATGTAAACCTCAAAGTTTCAATCCCCCATCGATCTGGACCGTGCCTTCCTTAAGGTATCCGTCCATAATATTTACAATACGGGTACCGTATCTGGCATTTTGCTCGGAGTGAGTGACCTGAATAATCGTCATTCCTTCCTCCTGATTCAATTTTTTCAACAATTCCATAATTTGTTTTCCCTGCTCGGAATGCAAATTACCGGTCGGCTCATCGGCAAGCAATAATTTAGGCTTAGCCACGATAGCCCGGGCTATCCCGACCAATTGCTGCTGACCTCCCGATAATTGTTCCGGAAACAAATCCTGCTTGGCTACAATATTGAAACGATCCAGAATATCTGCAACTATCGCTTTCCGTTCTTTACCCTTCACCCCTTTATATACCAACGGCATCTCGATATTCTCGTATACATTCATATCTTCCAACAAATGGTAAGCCTGAAAAATAAAACCGATATAATTCCGATGACAAAGATTTTTATCTTTCTCACTCATTTTATGCACCGGATTTCCCATAAAATAATATTCTCCCTCCGAAGGTTCGTCCAACATCCCGACAATATTCAACAACGTTGATTTCCCCGCTCCGCTCGGTCCCATAATACTTACAAATTCTCCCTCATTTACCGTGAAATCAATATTTTTCAAAATAAACGTACGTTGAAAACGGGATTTATAATACTTATCTACCTTTCTTAATTCGATCATGACTGTTATTTTTAATTATTTATTCGAATATTGTCATTGATACACCAAAAGGTATACCATTTTTTATAAGACACAGGATAACAACAAGTTATTATTTAATCCATAAATTCAGGTTGTCTAATAATTAGACAAAACAGTCTAAATATTAGACAATCCTTCCTAGCTTGCCTGTTCTTCCTTAGATTTCATTTTTGAACATTTCTACCGGATTCAATCCGGCTGCAGCCCTGGATTGCCAGATGACAGTCAGAAAACCGACGGAAAAAATAAAGCCGCCTGCCAACAAGTAAGTCCACAGCGTAAAATCTGCCTTATACAGAAATTGTTTCATCCACTCTTCGGTAAAATAAAAAGCCAAGGGCAAAGCGATCAAAAAAGCGACTCCGATCCATATCATAAATTGTCTGCAAATCAACAACATCACCTGATTTCCGCTGGCACCGTTGATTTTCCGGACACCGATCTCTTTTTTCCGGCTTTCCACAGTATACCAAGCCAGTCCGAACAATCCCACTCCTGTCAACAATAAACTGACCCACATGAATATCCATACCGTTTTCATCAGTCTCAACTCATCCCGGTGAAAACCTTTATATATATCTGCCATGGTCAAGCAGGACAAACCGGTATTTCCCGGAGCCGTTTCGTACCACAATGTATTTATCTTCATCTTCAAATCGGCATAAGAGGTATTTTCCCCTGCTTTAACAACCAAACGCCCTGCTCCGGAGGGATCGGGATGCAGCACCATCGGAGGAATCCTCATGGAAAAACGATCCACCTGAAAATCATTTACTACTCCAACGACCGTCTTCCGGCTTTTATCCCAATAATCGAATGTGTAACCGAGAATTGCGGACTTCCCGACCAGAGAAGCGAAAGTTTCATTCACCAATACCTGATCCGATTTTGCAGAAAGAGATGAAAAACCGTTCCCCATCAAAATTTTTACGCCATATACATCAAAATAGGAATCATCACAATCGAAAACGCAATAATTGATATCTCCGGTCTGTCCGCTCATATTCTGGGTCATTTTAGTCGTCGTCACCGCCTCAATTTCCGGCAACGTCCGCAGTTGATTCCGGAAGGCGTCCCAGGTTTTCTCATCAAAATTTCCAGAGGTAGGATTCACTGCAACGATCCGGTCGGAATCCGGACGGCTGTGTGCGATGTATTCCATCTGCCGGTGAATATTCAACACGACAGCCACCAAAACAGCGGAAACGACAAATTGAGCGACAACCATACCTTTAATCAATTCCGATTTACGCTGAGTTTCATTTTTCAATACCGCACTCAACTGTATTTTCCCCAAACGGGAAAAAATATAAAAAGAAGGACCTACGGACAAAACGACGATCAGAAGTAAAAATACAATCCGGGCCGGACCGTAAAATACGGCAGAAAGCGACAGGTCTGCACCTAAAAAGGCGTTGAACACCGGTAATATTTCATAAATCAGCCACACTGCTATTCCAAAAGACAGCACAACCTGTATAAAAGTTTCGGTGATTAACTGTAAGCGCATACTCCCGACCAAAGCCCCGCACACCATTTGCTGACCTGTATTCCGCAACCGCTGCATATTCCGGGTCATACTGATGTTAACATAGTTAAAACAAGCGATGAGCAATATCGCCAAAGCAATACTTAAACTAATATACAATAACGATTTATCACGCCCTCTTAACAGAGAACAATACTCCGTAGGATTAAAATAAATCTGATCTGCCGGCAAGAGCCTCACTTTACCATCTGCCAATTCCATCAACCCGGCATTTTGATCGATTTTCTTTTCCAGAACAAACCGGTCAGCCTTCGGATTTAATTTCACAAAAGCGTAAAATTCCAATCCCTGAGTTTCCTCCCTGGTCAAAATTTCCCGAGACAATCCCTGAAGCATATTACAACACAGAATACTGTTCTTCATGTCTTTGAACACTGCCGCAACTGTATATTCTTGCCTGGCGTCGACCCAAT
It encodes the following:
- a CDS encoding ABC transporter permease, whose translation is MNMFRNFFRTFKGNRQSYLINMLGLVTGLACCLLIMMWVVGQLQTDRGFKNIDRIVSLQGYHEGSQPFGGMAPAVMPALKMERPEVEAGVRLNFAARTVKCGAENFGVTAYDADNDLFKIFSLDFIEGVPYESGEKERCVLTRSAALMIFGDHSSLGQSLQFEFGTFIVCGVVEDMPRRRTVATAGSESIVFLPIEREGEGLTAWYNNSYETYVLLRDMSAFDEFARVAKDRAIKAVPEYQLYVKAAPLKDRYLYDWGQMKEVRLMGVIALVILLIACINFINLSTAAFARSAVQTSVRKLVGATRWHLVVIHLSNTFLLVACSFVLAFLLAYAIVPVFGRIIGSSFQMADLLNPSVLWVSSGLVFLTTLLAGLYPSFYLASFSPVKVLKGGRSGGTWSGRLRKTLVVVQFVVSITLIICTLVIGRQIRMYQKMDLGYTWDEVLQVSLRNESQQQKAYVLKEELQHLSGIKAVSASTSIPARIFWNGLGFEWEGKDPAFNPLVYFTWADADWANVYDVRPEEGEFFTDNYEGIVINRKMADLMGGEKPIGKYLSRNSQNMKIVGVLDNFKFNDFKAVAQPFVIFPMKPENRDNYTKQLSVRISGTDLAALYETVRQQAAKVFGEEPVVRFLDDNVQSWLMTEKQSARMVSFFTLLAIIISCLGLFGLATFMIEQKRKEIGVRRVNGAKVTEIVWLLNIGFMKPILMGFVVACPLAYYFMNRWLESYLQRTEMSWWIFIFSGVLTLLVALSALLWRTVRAAMENPVHSLRSE
- a CDS encoding ABC transporter ATP-binding protein — encoded protein: MIELRKVDKYYKSRFQRTFILKNIDFTVNEGEFVSIMGPSGAGKSTLLNIVGMLDEPSEGEYYFMGNPVHKMSEKDKNLCHRNYIGFIFQAYHLLEDMNVYENIEMPLVYKGVKGKERKAIVADILDRFNIVAKQDLFPEQLSGGQQQLVGIARAIVAKPKLLLADEPTGNLHSEQGKQIMELLKKLNQEEGMTIIQVTHSEQNARYGTRIVNIMDGYLKEGTVQIDGGLKL
- a CDS encoding ABC transporter permease, whose amino-acid sequence is MLIKYVQIKMIFRGWARNKVYTFISLLSLVSGLTCSVLLIAFVMREYRIADSVPDSECTYIIESENSQYNHVKMFSVESELPVRLQETFPDIRDICVFKGEDAAIVQDKGLLYTEKYFSVLPEFLDFFKPEVVSGDLERVLSGTTELAVSESYGRKLFGEENPLGKVLTMEIRKYMPVEKGYGYWVDARQEYTVAAVFKDMKNSILCCNMLQGLSREILTREETQGLEFYAFVKLNPKADRFVLEKKIDQNAGLMELADGKVRLLPADQIYFNPTEYCSLLRGRDKSLLYISLSIALAILLIACFNYVNISMTRNMQRLRNTGQQMVCGALVGSMRLQLITETFIQVVLSFGIAVWLIYEILPVFNAFLGADLSLSAVFYGPARIVFLLLIVVLSVGPSFYIFSRLGKIQLSAVLKNETQRKSELIKGMVVAQFVVSAVLVAVVLNIHRQMEYIAHSRPDSDRIVAVNPTSGNFDEKTWDAFRNQLRTLPEIEAVTTTKMTQNMSGQTGDINYCVFDCDDSYFDVYGVKILMGNGFSSLSAKSDQVLVNETFASLVGKSAILGYTFDYWDKSRKTVVGVVNDFQVDRFSMRIPPMVLHPDPSGAGRLVVKAGENTSYADLKMKINTLWYETAPGNTGLSCLTMADIYKGFHRDELRLMKTVWIFMWVSLLLTGVGLFGLAWYTVESRKKEIGVRKINGASGNQVMLLICRQFMIWIGVAFLIALPLAFYFTEEWMKQFLYKADFTLWTYLLAGGFIFSVGFLTVIWQSRAAAGLNPVEMFKNEI